Part of the Plasmodium falciparum 3D7 genome assembly, chromosome: 10 genome, GAAATATTATTTGgtttaaaatatgaaaatagcctacttaaaaatatgaataattataaaaagaagtTGTTACATGcttataaaattttactttatttaagatatcctttttatttagtaaagaaaaaaaaccctatgttattttatataagcGAAAGTAAGGCAGTAAGTAGacaaaaacaaattaattctcaaaagaaaaaattaaaaaaaaaataaactcatttgttattttatttgttattttatttgttattttatttgttattttatttcttactTTTTTAATGGAGAAATTATaagtttttataataaatgagacaatataaaaataacaaaaaagaaaagataaataaaaatacatgtaaaacaaataattataaggTAAACGATATTATTtcaaatatgtaatatatatatatatatataaatcattttgGAAATTAAAtagaaatgtatatattatatgtatcaaatatatatatatatatatatatatatatatatatatatatatatttatttatttatttatttatttgaaaaaaagatacacattattaaataaaataaaaaaatataataacaaattaatatagaaatatttaaatatcttCATCACTATCACTGCAttcctataaaaaaaaaaaaaaaaaagaattcaaggtataatataacatcttcgttgttatattaattacatatattaatttttctacATTCTAAAAATTATAGCTTTTAcgttattaataattattatttattattatattttattatattttttttttttttgggtttttattttttattttaaaactaTCTtaccatattatttataattttctttttgtataaaaacatttctaaatcttttgttttaaaattatcattatctgTTAAGagtaaacataataaaataaagcatgaaaatatgtatatatatatatatatatattatatgtatattttattttatttaattttttttttacttccAAAGTCTTCGAAACCCACACAAGTTTGTATCAACACTCCATCAATAAATAAGCATAAACTTGGTAAaactttaatatttaatttattcataaaaaatagaCAGTTTTTTGCTTCCATTCTATAaagaaatacatacatatatgcatatgtatatatatataatattttatggaATATATGAAgatttaaatttttcttatataaataaagatgatatatcattttaattCCTCACTTGATAAATTTAGTAGCTAAATGTTTATTAGCTAATTTGATTAAATGGGAGTGTAAAATGTCGCATCTTTTAAAACTGTTATCATAAAAATGACAAACctataaaaaatcaaaatataagtaaatatgaataattttattttattatttattattattttattttataaatccaCTTACTACattgttatttttaagaACACAAGGTAAAAAATCCTTTTCACAAACTTCTGTATAGACTCCATCTCTTTTTAattctctttttttctttcaatacaataataaataaacgaagaaatatacaataagaatataaataaatataaataaataaataaatatatatatatatatattatctatatgcTCCTTTTTTTACTTTAAATTCCATGAGTCTTTTTTCTCTCCATTTACGAATTTCTTCTTCGTCACTATTTTCGCCTACTAAAGAAGTTGTTAATTcggttttataatttatctaaatgttataatttttatttttattatattttttttaataatatatatgattatatttacacacatataaatttCTTCATAAATACTTAAGAATAGacacataaatatacatttatatatttattattatatatgaaataccattattttcttcatttccATCAACTATGAGTCCTTCATCTTTTTCGTCATcatgtttttgtttttttttttcaaccaATTTACACTCTTTTTCTATATCTTCTTTGGCTTTTTCCTGCACAATTAAAGggtacaaaaaaatatatattattatatataaaaataaataaataaatatatatatatatatttgtcttgtaatatttatgcatatttatatcattatggGTAcgcaaatattttattaacatatttaagtatatatttaaatattatgtattactAATGTGAGTGTTGTACATATATCGCTCAATTTATTTTTGggtatcatatttttattatatttaattgaaCTATTTTTacgaaaaataattttttttttttttttttttttttgctttatGCCTTTGGAATTCCTATAAAGCgatatcttcttttttgtttttgttacATATGATTAAAGGATAGATAATcctatatacatatatattatacaaatatgtaataattacatatgtttttttcccctcatttatttatactttaaaatatgattagaacaaattaattattatatatatgtgcatatatAGGTTTGTTTATAactagaaaaaaaagaaaaaggaaaaaaaaaaaaagaaaggagaaagaatgaaaagaaagaaataaaggtggtacataaataaaaactaagataaaaaaaaaatttaaataaacaaaaatataaatataatgtcataaaaaaaaaaaaaaaaaaaaaggaattagatatatagatattataatatttgcaaattcataattataaatatggaaatattataagaatatttgaattttatttaagattttaatttaaaaaaaataaaagtcaccaaaatatatatatatatatatatatatatatatatatatatttatttatattttttataaattttatttataataatattatattaattcaatacggaatttatattttatcattttctattttattttgttttttgggTACtgcaaaattatattatattatatatatataatatatgtgaaatatttctatatatatttattctcatacataatacataaataacattatttgtatgtatataatattatgaatatatttatttcatcttttagtaggtatatttatttaagattatttcttttcttttcttatgattttgtttttattttattttattttattttttgatatatttgcACAGTAATAAGTGCTAGTCTTATATTCTCTTCTTATGtaaaatgtataattattttttttatgctatgtcaattattataaatttcttAATTTTATTCTGTTATAATTCCGTGTGtaattattacaaaatagcttatttttttaaattaaagtgattatatattttatcccaaacaaatataatattcgaaaaaatcaaaaagaaaaaacaaatggTTAAAATAAAATCGAGATAATTAAATTTAAGAAATTTGATAATACTCTTTTGCAATATTTTTGAtctatatatgttaaaattCTTTTCCAATATATTTCGTTCTCCAATCTTCTAAAGGAAAAgcctataaaaaaaaaaaaaaaaaaaaaaaaaaaaagagaatatatgaaatacGGCGaactataattttttcaggtatatatacacatatatatatatatatatatatatatatatatatatatatatatatataatctataataataatatagattcATTTTTACTTGTAGCTTTCTCGTAAAACTtagaatatatttgttaattaTTATTCCAACTATAAAGGACAATATCATCTGAATATAAAATCCATCAACAAGAACACATTTTCCTGTAGAACAAATAAttgttatttaaataaagatattatatatatatatatataactaaaatagaaaaatcatatataccTTTATAACAAAATTCCTTATCAGTGTAATCAAGTAaccataaaaatatagtagACCACTAAGAAgaaaagagaaaaagaaatattgtCGAAatgatataacaaataagTTAGTattatatcaaataataatatatacatatatatatttatatatttatatatatatatatatatatatatatatatatgtacgtaTATTATCAAATTACGTGTGAGCCCAAATTATTCACAGTATTTAAAAAGGTCATATATGTCCCTCCTATTTTAGGGTctgatattatattttgaaaactCATCTAACCATAAAAAGAAAtgcatcatatatatatatatatatatataattattatatcagAATATTTTACCATGTTGTAcaaacatattttaaaatatatagatgtgaatatatttacactatataatatttatttcttttattttgtattttatatgattacCGATGAGACAGTCATTAAATCGATTGAGAAATGATTAAACACTTGtgccatatatatatacatataataaaaataaaatttcatATTTGTACTTTGTGTTTTATttgaatacatatatttggtTATAGGTAGTAAGGtagataaaataatattagaaaaatatCTTAATACATAtccaaaataataaacatccAGTGGCTTCaatttttgtataattttcCCAATAATAGCTGGGGATATAATTGATACAGGTATATACAGTGGATTAAATATAGCAAATTCCTCTTTAGTTATCCCtctttttaacattttaaaatttgTTCCTACCTCTACAGAAGCAAATGGCAAACGGTTaattaagaataaaataataaatattttcattgggggtagaaataataattcgTACAATGTTTTATAGGTATCTTTTGCATTTGCAAATTCGTTTATTTCACTAGATTGTTTTTGAATATTGGTTtgttttatatcatttatttttatatgttcatttgtTCTTATTtggttatttatttttttaggaTAA contains:
- a CDS encoding phosducin-like protein 2, putative; protein product: MIPKNKLSDICTTLTLEKAKEDIEKECKLVEKKKQKHDDEKDEGLIVDGNEENNVGENSDEEEIRKWREKRLMEFKKKRELKRDGVYTEVCEKDFLPCVLKNNNVVCHFYDNSFKRCDILHSHLIKLANKHLATKFIKMEAKNCLFFMNKLNIKVLPSLCLFIDGVLIQTCVGFEDFGNNDNFKTKDLEMFLYKKKIINNMECSDSDEDI